From the Ruminiclostridium josui JCM 17888 genome, one window contains:
- a CDS encoding peptidylprolyl isomerase — protein sequence MSKNPIVTFEMENGNIMKAELYPEIAPNTVNNFISLINKGFYNGVIFHRVIPGFMIQGGDPEGTGMGGPDYSIKGEFSSNGFKNDLKHEKGVLSMARTMAPDSAGSQFFIMVEKAPHLDGQYAAFGKVIEGIEEADRIVSVKTDYNDKPKEPQVMKKVTVETFGVEYPEPEKV from the coding sequence ATGAGCAAAAATCCTATTGTTACATTTGAAATGGAAAACGGGAATATTATGAAGGCTGAACTGTATCCTGAAATAGCTCCCAATACTGTTAATAACTTTATTTCCCTTATAAATAAAGGTTTTTATAATGGAGTAATATTTCACAGAGTAATACCTGGCTTTATGATACAGGGAGGAGACCCAGAAGGAACAGGAATGGGAGGCCCTGATTATAGCATTAAGGGGGAATTCTCATCAAATGGATTTAAAAATGACTTAAAGCATGAAAAAGGAGTTCTTTCTATGGCAAGAACAATGGCACCTGATTCTGCTGGATCACAGTTCTTTATAATGGTTGAAAAAGCTCCTCACCTTGACGGCCAATATGCTGCATTTGGTAAGGTAATAGAGGGAATTGAAGAAGCTGATAGAATAGTTAGTGTAAAGACTGACTACAATGACAAGCCAAAAGAACCACAGGTAATGAAGAAGGTTACTGTTGAAACTTTTGGTGTAGAGTACCCAGAACCTGAAAAGGTATAA
- a CDS encoding NAD(P)/FAD-dependent oxidoreductase, whose translation MNNSMYDVAIIGCGISGIFAGYELTKQNPQLKVVMIEQGHDINKRTCPIVANKTKDCIRCKTCDIMRGFGGAGAYSDGKFNFTTAFGGWLNDYLPDDEVMKLINYVDNVNVEFGATKEMFSTYTDEAKAIEKKALENDLHLLQASVKHLGTENNLEILKRLYNYLMERLELMCNTQVLNIEPRKDGGYAVELHEGQTINCKYLIVAPGRSGAEWFSQQCKKLKLDLINNQVDIGVRVELPAKVFEHITDVVYESKLVYRTKQYGDLVRTFCMNPYGHVVSENVDGIVTVNGHSYTDPKLRSENTNFALLVSNRFTSPFNEPYQYGKRIASLSNMLGGGVLVQRFGDLIKGARTNPHRLGQSFTHPTLNATPGDLSLVLTKRHLDNIIEMIYALDKIAPGTANYDTLLYGVEVKFYSSRLQLTNELETKLPNMFAIGDGAGVTRGLSQASASGVLAARTIINRISNS comes from the coding sequence ATGAACAATTCAATGTACGACGTTGCAATAATCGGTTGCGGTATCTCTGGTATCTTTGCCGGATATGAACTAACTAAACAAAATCCCCAACTCAAGGTAGTAATGATTGAACAGGGACATGATATTAATAAAAGAACCTGCCCGATTGTTGCTAATAAGACAAAGGACTGTATCCGCTGTAAAACATGTGATATAATGCGTGGTTTCGGTGGTGCTGGAGCATATTCCGATGGTAAATTCAACTTTACAACTGCTTTCGGCGGCTGGTTGAATGATTATCTACCTGATGACGAAGTTATGAAGCTTATAAATTATGTTGACAATGTTAATGTAGAATTTGGTGCTACAAAAGAAATGTTCTCCACATATACTGATGAAGCGAAGGCTATTGAAAAGAAAGCATTGGAAAATGACCTTCACCTTTTACAGGCATCAGTAAAACATCTTGGTACAGAAAACAACCTTGAAATACTTAAAAGACTATATAATTATCTAATGGAACGCCTTGAACTTATGTGCAATACACAGGTTCTGAATATTGAACCACGTAAAGACGGTGGTTATGCAGTAGAGTTGCATGAAGGGCAAACCATTAACTGCAAGTATCTTATTGTAGCTCCCGGTAGATCAGGCGCTGAGTGGTTTTCACAGCAATGTAAGAAGTTAAAACTTGACCTTATTAATAATCAGGTTGATATAGGAGTAAGAGTTGAGCTGCCTGCCAAGGTATTTGAACACATTACGGATGTTGTATACGAATCCAAGCTTGTTTACAGAACAAAGCAATACGGTGACCTTGTGCGTACATTCTGTATGAATCCATACGGACATGTTGTATCAGAGAACGTTGACGGAATTGTAACAGTTAACGGACACAGCTATACTGATCCAAAGCTAAGAAGTGAAAACACAAACTTTGCACTTCTGGTTAGCAACAGGTTTACATCACCCTTTAATGAGCCTTACCAATACGGTAAGAGAATTGCCTCTCTTTCAAATATGCTTGGCGGAGGAGTACTGGTACAAAGATTTGGAGATTTAATCAAGGGTGCAAGAACTAACCCTCACAGACTGGGTCAGAGCTTCACTCACCCCACATTAAATGCAACACCTGGAGATTTAAGCCTTGTATTAACCAAGAGACATCTGGACAATATCATTGAAATGATTTATGCTCTTGATAAGATTGCTCCGGGTACAGCAAATTATGATACACTACTTTATGGTGTAGAGGTTAAATTCTACAGTTCAAGACTTCAGCTTACTAATGAACTTGAAACCAAGCTTCCAAATATGTTTGCCATAGGTGATGGTGCCGGAGTAACAAGAGGACTTTCACAAGCCAGTGCCAGCGGTGTTCTTGCAGCAAGAACAATTATAAATAGAATCAGTAACTCTTAA
- a CDS encoding QueT transporter family protein, which produces MKRNIRKLTVAAMIAAVYLVLTMIFYVTSFQPLQSRLAEALTVLPYFTPVAIPGLFVGCVLANILGGNGIWDVVIGSLSSLLAAFLTYKLTYKKPKRKWLAPLPPVLINAVAVGSMLSVLSDVPLFATMLSVGLGQLLACYVFGFPLMLLFERTKKINELFKDIS; this is translated from the coding sequence ATGAAAAGAAATATTAGAAAATTAACAGTGGCAGCAATGATAGCAGCAGTGTATTTAGTTCTTACAATGATTTTTTATGTTACCAGTTTTCAGCCCTTGCAAAGTAGACTTGCTGAAGCACTTACGGTACTTCCGTATTTCACGCCGGTAGCTATACCAGGACTTTTTGTAGGTTGCGTTTTGGCAAATATACTGGGTGGAAACGGAATATGGGACGTGGTTATAGGAAGTCTTTCGTCTTTGCTTGCTGCTTTCCTTACCTATAAGTTGACCTATAAAAAACCAAAACGCAAATGGTTGGCACCACTTCCCCCAGTACTGATAAATGCTGTAGCAGTTGGTAGTATGCTTAGTGTACTTTCTGATGTGCCACTTTTTGCCACAATGTTATCTGTAGGTCTGGGACAGCTATTGGCTTGCTATGTCTTTGGATTCCCATTAATGTTACTTTTTGAGAGAACAAAAAAAATAAACGAACTTTTTAAAGATATTTCTTAA
- a CDS encoding xanthine phosphoribosyltransferase has product MELLKQRILKDGRVIGDDILKVDSFLNHQMDVALFNEMGKEFHKLFAHKNITKILTIEASGIGIACIAAQYFNVPVIFAKKTESRNLDSDAYLSEVFSFTKGKTYTIRVSKNYINSEDNILIIDDFLANGKAALGLAHIVEQSGAKLAGIGIAIEKGFQVGGKLLREKGFDVKSLAIISSMEKGKLIFAD; this is encoded by the coding sequence ATGGAACTCTTAAAGCAAAGGATACTAAAAGACGGAAGAGTAATCGGGGACGACATATTAAAAGTTGATTCATTTCTGAATCACCAAATGGATGTAGCTCTTTTCAATGAGATGGGCAAGGAATTTCATAAACTGTTTGCCCATAAAAATATCACTAAAATTCTTACAATAGAAGCATCGGGTATTGGGATTGCATGTATTGCAGCACAATATTTTAATGTACCTGTAATATTTGCAAAGAAAACAGAATCCAGAAATCTGGACAGCGATGCTTATCTTAGTGAGGTTTTTTCATTTACGAAGGGAAAAACCTATACAATTCGGGTTTCAAAAAACTATATAAATTCAGAAGATAACATTTTAATAATCGATGACTTTCTGGCGAATGGAAAAGCTGCTTTAGGACTTGCCCATATAGTAGAGCAATCTGGAGCTAAGCTTGCGGGAATAGGAATAGCTATCGAAAAAGGTTTTCAGGTCGGTGGAAAGCTGTTAAGAGAAAAAGGCTTTGATGTTAAGTCTCTTGCTATTATCAGCAGTATGGAAAAGGGAAAACTGATTTTTGCAGATTAG
- a CDS encoding BMP family ABC transporter substrate-binding protein, which produces MKRLTALMLTIVFVCMAVLSGCGLSATDNSENSSSASTASGSSASDGDGLKVGFIFIGSVGDVGYTYAHDQGRLYLEKTLKDKGVTTVKVENVPETAEVEKSINNLIDQGCKAIFATSYGYMEFVEKAAKEHPDVKFFHCSGYKSNTTNFVNYFGQIEEGRYLSGIVAGLKTKTNKIGYVAAMQIPEVIRGIDFFTLGVRSVNPDAVVSVKWTNTWYDPQVEKDAATALLNEGNDVIAQHQDSTAAQIAAQEKNAFAIGYNSDSSKAAPKAYLTAPIWNWGVYYVDQVQKILDGTWKAENYLGGMKDGVVDIGPISDLVEADIKAKVEDAKKKILDGSLNIFAGPIKDQTGTVKIPEGKVMTVEEQQSCKWFVEGVNGKIDN; this is translated from the coding sequence ATGAAAAGATTAACAGCGTTAATGTTAACAATTGTATTTGTTTGTATGGCAGTATTATCCGGTTGTGGATTAAGTGCAACAGACAACAGTGAAAATTCATCATCTGCCTCTACAGCATCAGGTTCATCTGCATCAGATGGTGACGGTTTAAAAGTAGGTTTCATCTTTATCGGTTCAGTAGGAGATGTAGGATATACCTATGCACATGATCAGGGACGTTTATATCTGGAAAAGACACTTAAAGACAAAGGTGTAACTACAGTAAAAGTTGAAAATGTTCCTGAAACAGCTGAAGTTGAAAAATCAATTAACAACCTTATAGACCAAGGCTGTAAGGCTATATTCGCTACAAGTTATGGTTACATGGAGTTTGTTGAAAAAGCAGCAAAAGAACATCCGGATGTTAAGTTCTTCCACTGCTCGGGATATAAATCAAATACTACAAATTTCGTAAACTATTTCGGTCAGATTGAAGAAGGAAGATATCTTTCAGGTATTGTAGCAGGATTGAAGACAAAAACAAACAAAATCGGATATGTCGCAGCAATGCAGATTCCAGAGGTTATCAGAGGAATAGACTTCTTTACACTTGGTGTTCGTTCTGTAAACCCAGATGCAGTTGTAAGTGTAAAATGGACAAACACTTGGTACGATCCTCAGGTTGAAAAAGATGCAGCTACAGCACTTCTTAACGAAGGAAATGACGTTATAGCTCAGCACCAAGATTCAACAGCTGCACAAATAGCGGCTCAGGAAAAGAATGCATTTGCAATAGGATACAATTCAGACAGCAGTAAGGCAGCTCCAAAGGCGTACCTGACAGCTCCTATATGGAACTGGGGAGTTTACTATGTTGATCAGGTTCAGAAGATTCTGGACGGAACATGGAAAGCAGAGAATTATCTTGGAGGAATGAAAGACGGAGTTGTTGATATAGGACCAATATCAGACTTAGTTGAAGCAGATATAAAGGCTAAAGTTGAAGACGCAAAGAAAAAGATTCTTGATGGTTCATTAAATATTTTTGCAGGTCCTATCAAGGATCAAACAGGTACAGTAAAGATTCCTGAAGGAAAAGTTATGACAGTTGAAGAACAGCAGTCCTGCAAATGGTTTGTTGAAGGCGTAAACGGAAAAATAGACAATTAA
- a CDS encoding ABC transporter ATP-binding protein, which yields MKNEVYIKIDKLTKTFGPVVANNNVCLEVKKGEIHALLGENGSGKSTLMNMLSGIYTPDSGSIYIKGKQVTFKTPKDSMAMGIGMIHQHFKLVEVLSAKDNIIAGQKDSFFIGNKKLSQKIKNISEKYGLVVDLNKKVYNMSVGEKQTVEILKVIYRGAEILILDEPTAVLTPQETEGLFNILRKMKQSGCSVIIITHKLNEVMEISDRITVLRKGETVGTVNKEDTSAAELTNLMVGKAVDLSINRVENKNNKTILNIKNLTVVDEENVKALDSISFSLSTGEILGVAGVAGSGQKELCEAIAGLYPIASGSIEYKGENIVGKNPRDIIKMGISMSFIPEDRLGMGLVASMGMVDNLILKEYQNQKGVFIEKKTARNLAQKLIKKLEISTPGINHPVRQLSGGNIQKVLLGREIESNPDLLITAYPVRGLDINASYTIYDLLNEQKEKGVGILYIGEDLDVLIELCDRIMVICNGRITGIAEASKITKEQLGLMMAGEHMEKVMGVGM from the coding sequence GTGAAAAACGAAGTGTATATAAAAATTGACAAATTAACAAAAACCTTTGGGCCTGTTGTCGCCAACAATAATGTGTGCCTTGAGGTAAAGAAGGGTGAAATCCATGCATTACTGGGAGAAAACGGTTCCGGTAAGAGTACATTAATGAATATGCTTTCTGGTATATACACTCCGGATAGCGGAAGTATATACATAAAGGGAAAACAGGTTACATTCAAGACTCCTAAAGACTCTATGGCTATGGGTATAGGAATGATTCACCAGCACTTTAAACTTGTGGAGGTATTATCTGCAAAAGATAATATTATAGCCGGACAGAAGGATAGTTTCTTTATAGGAAACAAAAAGCTTTCCCAGAAAATTAAGAATATATCTGAAAAGTATGGACTGGTAGTTGACCTGAATAAGAAGGTTTATAATATGTCAGTAGGTGAAAAGCAGACTGTTGAGATATTAAAAGTAATTTACAGAGGTGCAGAAATACTAATTCTTGATGAACCTACTGCAGTTTTGACTCCACAGGAAACAGAAGGTCTTTTTAATATATTAAGAAAAATGAAGCAGTCGGGCTGTTCAGTAATAATAATTACTCACAAGCTTAATGAAGTAATGGAAATATCAGATAGAATTACTGTTTTGAGAAAAGGTGAAACAGTAGGTACTGTAAACAAGGAAGATACAAGTGCCGCTGAGCTTACAAACCTGATGGTAGGTAAAGCTGTTGATCTTTCAATTAATAGGGTTGAAAACAAAAATAATAAAACAATATTGAATATAAAAAATCTTACAGTAGTAGATGAAGAAAATGTTAAGGCTCTTGATTCTATTAGCTTCTCACTTTCAACAGGTGAGATACTGGGAGTTGCAGGTGTTGCAGGAAGCGGTCAAAAAGAGTTGTGTGAAGCTATAGCAGGTTTGTATCCTATTGCTTCCGGCTCTATAGAATACAAAGGTGAAAATATCGTAGGAAAAAATCCTCGTGACATAATCAAAATGGGAATAAGCATGAGCTTTATCCCAGAAGATAGACTTGGTATGGGACTGGTAGCTTCCATGGGAATGGTTGATAACCTTATTCTTAAAGAATACCAAAATCAGAAGGGCGTTTTTATTGAAAAGAAGACTGCAAGAAATTTGGCACAAAAACTAATAAAAAAGCTTGAAATAAGTACTCCGGGTATTAACCATCCCGTACGTCAGCTTTCAGGAGGTAACATACAAAAGGTGCTTCTGGGCCGTGAAATAGAGTCAAACCCCGATTTGCTCATAACTGCATATCCGGTTAGAGGATTGGATATCAACGCATCTTACACAATCTATGACCTTCTAAACGAGCAGAAGGAAAAGGGCGTTGGTATACTCTATATTGGAGAAGATTTGGATGTCCTTATAGAGCTTTGCGATAGAATCATGGTTATATGTAATGGAAGAATTACTGGTATTGCTGAAGCGTCTAAAATAACAAAGGAGCAGCTAGGTCTTATGATGGCAGGAGAACATATGGAAAAAGTAATGGGGGTGGGAATGTAA
- a CDS encoding ABC transporter permease: MFRIIKRTDLTKKQSVIFRIIAIFGALVATSIFIMLIGFNPIDVYVSMLDGSFGSMYRFREAIIQAIPLIITSLGISVAFRMKFWNIGAEGQIIMGAFAASYFALYHSNIPSGLLLLLMFVSAVITGGIWALIPAYFKAKFGTNETLFTLMMNYIAQKFLMYLQYGPWKDPNALGAGKIAMFSDNAALPKVFGIHIGWIAAIVLVILMHIFINKTKRGYEIQVIGESENTARYAGMNVKKIILSSILLSGALCGMVGMFQVSGVNHTLSYQVANGVGFTAIITTWLAGLSAPIIVVACFLFAVLQQGGTYIQTAFNIHSSVAQILQGMILFFVLGSEFFIQYKLVRNKSAEHKIGKEAA, translated from the coding sequence ATGTTCAGAATTATTAAAAGGACAGATCTTACAAAAAAACAATCGGTTATATTCAGAATCATTGCAATATTTGGAGCACTTGTCGCCACCAGTATTTTTATAATGCTGATAGGATTTAACCCCATAGATGTCTATGTATCAATGCTTGATGGTTCATTTGGCTCTATGTATAGATTCAGGGAAGCAATTATACAAGCTATCCCCTTGATTATTACCTCCCTTGGTATATCAGTAGCTTTCAGAATGAAGTTCTGGAATATCGGAGCAGAAGGTCAAATAATAATGGGAGCTTTCGCTGCCAGTTATTTTGCTTTGTATCATTCAAACATCCCTTCCGGCTTACTGCTTTTATTAATGTTTGTTTCAGCGGTAATTACAGGAGGCATTTGGGCGCTAATTCCTGCATACTTTAAGGCAAAGTTTGGTACTAATGAAACACTGTTTACTCTTATGATGAATTACATTGCACAAAAATTTCTTATGTACTTGCAATATGGTCCATGGAAGGACCCTAATGCACTTGGAGCCGGTAAAATCGCAATGTTTTCTGACAATGCAGCACTTCCTAAGGTTTTTGGTATTCATATAGGATGGATTGCAGCCATTGTATTGGTTATTTTAATGCATATCTTTATAAATAAAACAAAAAGAGGTTACGAAATACAAGTAATCGGTGAAAGTGAAAATACTGCCCGATATGCTGGAATGAATGTAAAAAAGATAATTCTGTCTTCTATATTGCTAAGTGGTGCTTTGTGCGGTATGGTGGGTATGTTTCAGGTATCGGGAGTAAATCATACTCTGAGTTACCAGGTTGCAAACGGGGTCGGATTTACAGCAATTATTACAACCTGGCTTGCGGGCTTGAGTGCTCCTATTATTGTTGTTGCATGTTTCCTTTTCGCTGTGCTGCAGCAGGGCGGAACATATATTCAAACTGCTTTTAACATACATTCATCGGTTGCGCAAATACTGCAGGGAATGATTCTTTTCTTTGTTCTGGGAAGTGAATTTTTCATTCAATACAAGCTTGTACGCAACAAAAGTGCAGAGCATAAAATCGGAAAGGAGGCGGCATAA
- a CDS encoding ABC transporter permease: MSLVNLITFVLAGAVTAGTPLLFATLGEIITEKVGQLNLGVEGMMLIGAVIGFGAALSTGNPIIGMLAGMLAGAGGALIFAFLTITLRANQIVSGLSLTIFGTGFSSFLGQKMIGQALSDSIRNSFKPIKIPLLGDIPIIGNAFFHQNVLVYAGYVTAVLIGLYMYKTRIGLSMRTVGENPGAADTAGINVTMYKYLHILLGGALSGIAGAYMSMVTVPSWQEGVTGGRGWIAVALVIFVTWNPYKAMLGSYFFGGLGILGLYLQSYIPIPQSIFDMLPYLVTIIVLIMISIKKSKENQPPKALGEPYFREER; encoded by the coding sequence ATGAGCTTAGTTAACTTGATTACATTTGTTTTAGCCGGTGCCGTAACAGCAGGAACTCCTTTACTATTTGCAACATTAGGAGAAATAATAACAGAAAAGGTTGGACAGTTAAACCTTGGTGTTGAGGGAATGATGCTTATTGGTGCTGTAATCGGTTTTGGGGCTGCCTTATCTACTGGTAATCCGATAATTGGAATGCTTGCAGGAATGCTTGCAGGAGCCGGAGGTGCTTTAATTTTCGCGTTTTTAACAATTACGTTAAGAGCAAACCAAATTGTATCAGGTCTTTCTCTTACAATTTTTGGTACAGGCTTTTCAAGCTTTTTAGGACAAAAGATGATTGGCCAGGCTTTATCTGATTCCATAAGAAACAGTTTTAAACCTATTAAAATACCTTTACTTGGAGACATTCCAATTATAGGAAATGCTTTTTTTCATCAGAACGTCCTTGTTTATGCTGGATATGTAACAGCAGTATTAATTGGATTGTACATGTATAAAACCAGAATCGGCCTGAGTATGAGAACGGTAGGAGAAAATCCCGGTGCTGCCGACACAGCGGGAATAAACGTTACTATGTATAAGTATCTTCATATACTATTGGGAGGTGCTTTAAGCGGTATAGCCGGTGCGTATATGTCAATGGTTACAGTACCGTCATGGCAGGAGGGTGTAACTGGAGGAAGAGGCTGGATAGCAGTGGCTCTTGTTATATTTGTAACATGGAATCCATATAAAGCCATGCTAGGTTCATATTTCTTCGGCGGATTGGGTATTTTAGGTTTATATCTTCAAAGTTATATCCCCATTCCACAGAGCATTTTCGACATGCTTCCGTATCTGGTAACAATAATAGTTCTTATTATGATTTCTATAAAAAAATCAAAGGAGAACCAACCACCAAAAGCACTTGGGGAACCATACTTCAGAGAAGAACGATAG
- the trpS gene encoding tryptophan--tRNA ligase, which yields MEQIEQKKRIFSGVQPSGNLTIGNYLGAIKNWIPLQDEYECLYCVVDLHTLTVRQKPAELRQRSLNLLALYMACGLDPKKSILYLQSHVSAHAELAWILNCFTYMGELNRMTQFKDKSQRHGDNINAGLFTYPVLMAADILLYQADLVPIGQDQKQHLEITRDVADRFNNIYGDTFTIPEAFIPKIGAKIMSLQEPEKKMSKSDENENAFVLILDSQDAIMRKFKRAVTDSEREVRYDEKNKPGVSNLISIYSSVTGKSISDIEKEFEGRSYGDLKETVGQSVVEMLVPIQQKFNEFSADKEQLNLILKENAEKAAYMARKTLSKVQRKVGLLPRG from the coding sequence ATGGAACAGATAGAACAAAAGAAAAGGATTTTCAGTGGTGTTCAGCCATCAGGAAACCTTACCATAGGAAATTATCTGGGTGCTATAAAGAATTGGATTCCTTTGCAGGATGAGTATGAATGTTTGTATTGTGTAGTAGATCTTCATACACTTACAGTTCGTCAGAAACCTGCCGAATTAAGACAGAGAAGTTTAAATCTTCTGGCACTTTATATGGCCTGTGGTCTTGACCCTAAAAAAAGCATATTGTACCTACAGTCACATGTCAGTGCACACGCAGAATTGGCTTGGATTCTCAATTGTTTCACATATATGGGTGAGTTGAACAGAATGACCCAGTTTAAGGACAAGTCACAACGACATGGTGATAACATAAATGCGGGCTTGTTCACATATCCTGTACTTATGGCAGCAGATATACTTCTTTATCAGGCAGACCTCGTTCCAATCGGACAGGATCAGAAACAACATCTTGAGATTACCAGAGACGTAGCAGATAGGTTTAATAACATATATGGAGATACTTTTACAATTCCAGAAGCCTTTATACCTAAAATAGGTGCAAAAATAATGAGCCTTCAGGAACCTGAAAAGAAAATGTCCAAGTCAGACGAAAATGAGAATGCATTTGTTTTGATTCTTGATTCACAAGATGCCATAATGCGTAAGTTTAAAAGGGCTGTTACCGATTCAGAGCGTGAAGTACGTTATGACGAGAAAAACAAGCCTGGTGTCAGCAATTTAATTAGCATATACTCCAGTGTTACCGGAAAGAGTATCAGTGACATTGAAAAGGAATTTGAAGGAAGATCCTACGGTGATTTAAAAGAAACAGTAGGACAATCGGTGGTTGAAATGTTGGTACCAATCCAACAGAAATTTAATGAATTTTCGGCTGATAAGGAGCAGCTGAACTTAATTCTAAAGGAAAACGCAGAAAAAGCTGCTTATATGGCAAGAAAAACCCTTTCAAAAGTTCAAAGAAAAGTTGGTCTTTTACCTAGAGGTTAA
- a CDS encoding manganese efflux pump MntP family protein, which translates to MSLIELVLLAIGLSMDASAVSISNSLCIKKIKVKHILQMAITFAVFQGIMPLIGYYAANSFETVIERFDHWIAFILLVIIGGKMLHESITADEEQDCSLFALTFKLLIIQAIATSIDALAVGVSLSALNVNILYSITIISIITFMCCTAAILLAKRFGNLLGKRAGIVGGLILVGIGIKIFVQHMFFGG; encoded by the coding sequence ATGAGTTTAATAGAACTTGTTTTGCTGGCAATAGGTTTATCTATGGATGCGTCAGCTGTATCAATATCAAATTCACTTTGTATCAAAAAAATAAAAGTAAAACATATACTGCAGATGGCAATAACGTTTGCTGTATTTCAAGGAATAATGCCTTTAATTGGTTACTATGCAGCAAATTCCTTTGAAACCGTCATAGAAAGATTTGACCATTGGATAGCTTTCATTTTGCTTGTCATTATCGGTGGAAAAATGCTTCATGAATCAATAACTGCTGATGAGGAACAGGATTGCTCGTTGTTTGCATTAACCTTTAAATTGCTTATAATACAAGCAATTGCAACCAGCATAGATGCATTGGCAGTGGGAGTAAGCCTGTCTGCTCTAAATGTAAATATTCTATATTCAATAACAATTATAAGCATTATAACTTTCATGTGCTGTACGGCTGCAATATTGTTGGCTAAAAGGTTTGGCAATTTACTTGGAAAGCGTGCAGGAATAGTCGGCGGATTAATATTAGTGGGAATAGGTATCAAGATATTTGTACAGCATATGTTCTTCGGGGGTTAG